The following are from one region of the Juglans regia cultivar Chandler chromosome 10, Walnut 2.0, whole genome shotgun sequence genome:
- the LOC108991125 gene encoding leucine-rich repeat extensin-like protein 4, protein MKKTTLFTHFDLSLLIVSFLGAVSVCAAERLLITPNGGLTDAEALYIRQRQLLYYRDEFGDRGENVYVDPSLVFENSRLRDAYIALQAWKQAILSDPFNLTSDWVGSSVCKYTGVFCAPAPDNPKIRTVAGIDLNHGDIAGYLPEELGLLVDLALFHINSNRFCGTVPHKFKNLKLLFEFDISNNRFAGKFPVVVLNLPQLKFLDLRFNEFEGTVPRELFDKPLDAIFINHNRFRFDLPDNFGNSPVSVIVLADNKFHGCIPASIGKMSNLNEIIMMNNGFRSCLPVEIGLLANLTVFDVSFNELLGPLPDSFGNLFSIEQLNVAHNLLSGKIPAGICKLPNLQNFTFSYNFFTGEPPACLSLPDFSDQRNCLPNSPVQRSAGQCKSFLSKPVDCNSFRCSPFTPVLPAPTPPSPPRPAPSPPVLSFPPPSTPVLSPPPSPPVLLPPPSPPVLSPPPSPPVLSPPSPPVSSPPSPPVYSLAPPPPPSPPTTRPPVHSTPPPPPPVYSPPPPSPSPLQPSPPLPSPPLPPESAPPTSPPPPTPHYVGSPPPPPVPSLSPQPSLPYYNSPPPPQHSPPPPPPPPPPIYPHLSPPTPPTSVYSSPPPPPPPPPTVYNSPPPPPPPVPCEPPPPSPPPPIVYESPPPPTPVYEGPLPPITGVSYASPPPPPFY, encoded by the coding sequence ATGAAGAAGACGACCCTCTTCACCCATTTTGATCTCTCGCTCCTCATTGTTTCCTTTCTCGGTGCAGTCTCCGTCTGTGCCGCTGAACGGCTCCTTATCACCCCCAATGGAGGCCTTACCGACGCCGAAGCCTTGTACATCAGGCAGCGTCAGCTCCTGTACTACAGGGACGAGTTCGGAGACAGAGGTGAGAATGTCTACGTCGACCCATCTCTGGTCTTCGAAAACTCAAGACTTAGAGATGCTTATATAGCTTTGCAAGCTTGGAAGCAAGCTATTCTCTCTGATCCCTTCAATCTAACTAGTGACTGGGTTGGATCTAGTGTCTGTAAGTACACTGGGGTGTTCTGTGCCCCTGCACCTGATAACCCCAAGATCCGAACCGTCGCTGGCATTGATCTTAACCACGGTGACATTGCTGGGTACTTGCCGGAGGAGCTCGGGCTACTCGTTGATCTTGCATTGTTCCACATTAACTCGAACAGGTTTTGTGGTACCGTGCCGCACAAGTTCAAGAACCTGAAGCTTTTGTTCGAGTTTGATATCAGTAACAATCGCTTTGCCGGTAAGTTCCCAGTGGTGGTGTTGAACCTCCCGCAGCTCAAGTTCCTGGATCTGAGGTTCAATGAGTTTGAAGGGACTGTACCCAGGGAGCTGTTCGACAAGCCATTGGACGCAATCTTCATCAATCACAACAGGTTCAGGTTCGATCTACCAGACAATTTCGGGAACTCGCCGGTGTCGGTGATCGTGCTGGCCGACAACAAGTTCCACGGCTGCATCCCGGCGAGCATAGGCAAAATGTCCAACCTCAACGAGATCATCATGATGAACAACGGGTTCAGATCTTGCTTGCCTGTCGAAATTGGGTTGCTCGCGAATTTGACGGTGTTCGATGTGAGTTTCAACGAGCTATTGGGCCCATTACCGGACTCCTTTGGCAACCTGTTCAGCATCGAACAGCTCAATGTAGCCCACAACTTGCTGTCCGGGAAAATCCCTGCCGGTATCTGTAAATTACCGAATCTTCAGAACTTCACCTTCTCGTATAACTTCTTCACTGGCGAGCCACCGGCGTGCTTGAGCCTTCCAGACTTCAGCGACCAGAGGAACTGCTTGCCCAATAGTCCGGTCCAGAGGTCCGCCGGGCAATGTAAGTCGTTCTTGTCTAAGCCTGTGGATTGCAATTCCTTTAGATGTTCACCTTTCACTCCCGTTCTCCCTGCACCTACTCCACCTTCTCCACCTCGTCCTGCACCTTCGCCGCCTGTCCTCTCATTTCCACCACCGTCTACACCGGTATTATCGCCTCCACCATCTCCACCGGTCTTATTGCCACCACCATCGCCACCAGTCCTATCGCCACCACCGTCGCCACCGGTCCTATCGCCACCTTCTCCACCGGTCTCGTCGCCACCTTCTCCACCAGTGTACTCCCTGGCTCCACCTCCGCCTCCTTCGCCACCGACAACACGACCACCAGTTCATTCAACACCCCCACCGCCACCTCCAGTATATtctccacctccaccttcacCGTCACCACTCCAACCGTCTCCTCCACTACCTTCGCCACCATTGCCACCTGAATCTGCACCACCGACCTCACCGCCGCCACCTACTCCACACTATGTGGGCTCTCCACCACCGCCGCCAGTTCCTTCGTTGTCCCCACAGCCATCGCTACCATACTATAATTCACCACCTCCGCCTCAGCATTCACCACCTCCACCGCCCCCGCCTCCACCTCCTATTTATCCCCATCTATCACCTCCTACGCCTCCAACGTCTGTCTATTCTTCAcctcccccacccccacccccgcCTCCTACAGTTTACAATTCGCCACCCCCACCACCCCCTCCAGTTCCATGTGAACCACCCCCTCCGTCACCACCACCGCCAATTGTTTATGAAAGCCCGCCACCTCCGACTCCAGTATACGAGGGGCCTTTGCCACCAATCACCGGAGTTTCATATGCATCTCCTCCGCCACCGCCCTTCTACTGA